In Candidatus Dadabacteria bacterium, one genomic interval encodes:
- a CDS encoding O-methyltransferase, with protein sequence MDEGATITNPEIEDYILSLYPRVHEVFYEMEKRAEGSDVKIVGPLVGRFFSQICLLRRPQSIFEMGSGFGYSALWFSLFLGDGGVVTCTDWLEENAEAARGYFTRAGQIRKLRFVCGDALEVLANSDRKFDMIFNDIDKENYPQVVELAREKLNPGGMLITDNVLWGGRVLGGGGSESTEGVLEFNRLLFSDPEFFSTVVPLRDGVALSVRI encoded by the coding sequence ATGGACGAAGGCGCAACTATAACGAACCCCGAGATCGAAGACTACATTCTCTCTCTCTACCCCCGCGTTCACGAGGTTTTCTATGAGATGGAAAAGCGGGCTGAGGGAAGCGACGTGAAAATAGTGGGGCCTCTTGTGGGAAGGTTTTTTTCGCAGATATGCCTTCTGCGCAGGCCGCAAAGCATTTTCGAGATGGGTTCCGGGTTCGGGTACTCGGCCCTTTGGTTCTCCCTTTTTCTGGGTGACGGAGGCGTGGTAACCTGTACGGACTGGCTTGAGGAAAATGCGGAGGCGGCGCGCGGGTACTTCACGCGGGCCGGGCAGATTCGCAAGCTCCGCTTTGTCTGCGGGGACGCGCTTGAAGTACTGGCGAATTCGGACCGTAAATTTGATATGATATTCAATGACATAGACAAGGAGAACTACCCGCAGGTTGTCGAGCTTGCGCGGGAGAAGCTTAACCCCGGGGGGATGCTTATTACCGATAACGTGCTTTGGGGAGGGAGGGTTCTCGGCGGCGGAGGTTCTGAGAGCACCGAAGGAGTCCTGGAGTTTAACCGGCTTTTGTTCTCGGACCCGGAGTTTTTCTCCACGGTGGTTCCCCTTCGCGACGGGGTGGCGCTAAGTGTCAGGATTTAA
- a CDS encoding cob(I)yrinic acid a,c-diamide adenosyltransferase, with amino-acid sequence MPKKRITTVYTGLGDDGKTSLLGGKRVRKSSPRVNAYGDVDELNSVLGVACTKAVDPRVKELLREIQNALFTVGSDLATPRDSTFSPPRVTAGMAERLEERIDEFLPEVGELREFVLPGGAEGAAWLHLARTVCRRAERGVEEFFGDSEEGSKILVYLNRLSDLLFVLARVENKSAGTGEIFVDFGRGEDG; translated from the coding sequence ATGCCTAAAAAGAGAATAACTACTGTTTACACTGGTCTTGGAGATGACGGGAAAACCTCGCTTCTGGGCGGAAAAAGGGTGAGAAAATCATCACCGAGGGTCAATGCGTACGGCGATGTGGACGAGCTTAACTCGGTTCTGGGAGTTGCCTGCACAAAAGCGGTCGATCCCAGGGTTAAGGAGCTTCTGCGGGAAATACAGAACGCGCTTTTCACTGTGGGAAGCGACTTGGCTACCCCGCGGGATTCGACTTTTTCCCCGCCGAGGGTGACCGCGGGGATGGCGGAACGGCTCGAGGAACGGATAGATGAGTTTTTGCCTGAGGTCGGAGAGCTTAGGGAATTCGTTCTGCCGGGAGGGGCGGAGGGCGCCGCCTGGCTTCATCTCGCCCGCACGGTGTGCAGGAGGGCCGAGAGAGGCGTTGAGGAATTTTTCGGGGATTCCGAGGAGGGGAGCAAGATTCTGGTCTACCTTAACCGCCTCTCGGATCTTCTTTTCGTTCTTGCGAGAGTGGAGAACAAGTCCGCGGGGACGGGGGAGATCTTCGTTGATTTCGGACGGGGCGAGGACGGGTGA